One genomic window of Microbacterium sp. BH-3-3-3 includes the following:
- a CDS encoding glucosamine-6-phosphate deaminase, translating to MSGTALRAPLTPTSPSTRVIVVDTDALGDVAAGIVATVAPDGVLGVATGSSPLALYAALARRRADGLATEGLHLFALDEYVGLEASDPRSYAAYVRSMIAQPLGIPAENVRVPHGSTAADGAAYERAIAAAGGVDVQIVGIGRNGHIGFNEPGSDAETRTRVVELDESTRRANAEHFDGELSRVPTHAMTQGVATILSARRIVLVASGAAKAAALRAALTGPVTADNPASFLQRHPDVTVVADPDALREDR from the coding sequence GTGAGCGGGACCGCGCTCCGCGCCCCTCTCACGCCGACCTCGCCCTCGACGCGGGTCATCGTGGTCGACACCGATGCCCTCGGCGACGTGGCGGCGGGCATCGTGGCGACGGTCGCCCCCGACGGCGTCCTCGGCGTGGCGACGGGGTCCTCCCCTCTCGCGCTCTACGCCGCGCTCGCCCGTCGCCGAGCCGACGGTCTCGCCACCGAGGGGCTGCACCTCTTCGCCCTCGACGAGTACGTCGGGCTCGAAGCCTCCGACCCCCGCTCGTACGCGGCCTACGTGCGGTCGATGATCGCCCAGCCCCTCGGCATCCCGGCCGAGAACGTGCGCGTGCCGCACGGTTCCACCGCCGCCGACGGCGCGGCCTACGAACGGGCCATCGCCGCCGCGGGCGGGGTCGACGTGCAGATCGTCGGCATCGGCCGCAACGGCCACATCGGCTTCAACGAACCCGGATCGGATGCCGAGACCCGCACCCGTGTCGTCGAGCTCGACGAGAGCACCCGCCGCGCCAATGCCGAGCACTTCGACGGCGAGCTCTCCCGCGTACCGACGCACGCCATGACGCAGGGGGTCGCCACGATCCTGTCGGCCCGGCGTATCGTGCTCGTGGCATCCGGTGCCGCGAAGGCCGCCGCCCTGCGCGCGGCCCTCACCGGCCCCGTCACCGCCGACAACCCCGCTTCCTTCCTGCAACGGCATCCCGACGTCACCGTCGTGGCCGATCCCGACGCCCTCCGTGAGGACCGATGA
- a CDS encoding glycoside hydrolase family 2 TIM barrel-domain containing protein yields MTHLGDPTPGSDTRLPPRAWLRSDAPVQSLDGDWAFLLHDADPGDDLDGPPPFAAVDADASGWDRIPVPSHWGLRGHGHPTYTNIRYPFPLDPPHVPDANPTGDHRRVFEWHPDFCAGGRTLLRFEGVESLATVWLNGTEIGWFTGSRLMTEFDVTDHLVDGENVLAVRVHQWSAASYLEDQDQWWLPGIFRSVSLQGRPANGLDDVFVRGDRDPATGAGTLDVRPRGGWPVTVRVPELGIDETWADATEVAMLPLDAVDAWTAETPRLYDVEVSTEAETVRLRVGFRRIEIIGDRLLADGRPLIFRGVNRHETDPDRGRVFDEDYVRGELALMRRHNITAIRTAHQPPHPRMLELADELGFWVVLECDLETHGFWDVEWTGNPADDPAWRDACLDRVRRTVERDKNHASVVMWSLGNESGTGRNLAEMAGWIRERDDSRPIHYEGDYGGAYTDVYSRMYPTIEEVASVCGEQTMPVHEIGPAEGARQRAKPFVLCEFAHAMGNGPGSLADYEALVEQYPRLHGGFVWEWRDHGIRTRAADGTEFFAYGGDFGEPVHDGVYLMDGLVLSDGTPSPGLGELAAVWAPVTLEHLGERSWRVRNRQHTLGTDHLELHWRIEDDGIRLTDGIVALPALAPGEEGTVEVPLDGLPDAATERWLTLEVRWRDAPPWGDAGHIVSRAQRPLRAAPPCPPRRGRATWDGDALGEAVFDRRGGLLRWRDLDISGPLPELWRAPTENDQLDGQGSYETADPALTHGRGDESTPASSVRWLERGLDRLQHRVLSVERTDDGLVQRVRSMAAHSAQGIETTFAWRLDGDGLRLHTDIRPFGPWDCTWPRVGARIGLPGALADERVEWFGTGPAESYADSGEAAYVGRFEAAVDDLGVAYGRPQETGHRPGLRALDLGPLHLRAIDAGATGLPGFQLDRHTAQERTGVGHAHELPPSRGLWLYLDAAQHGLGSRACGPDVLPRYALWPRAVSWTVVFG; encoded by the coding sequence ATGACCCACCTCGGCGATCCCACCCCCGGATCCGACACCCGCCTTCCCCCGCGCGCCTGGCTGCGCTCCGACGCCCCGGTCCAGAGCCTCGACGGCGACTGGGCCTTCCTTCTGCACGACGCCGATCCCGGCGACGACCTCGATGGCCCGCCGCCGTTCGCCGCCGTCGACGCCGATGCCTCCGGGTGGGACCGCATCCCGGTGCCCTCGCACTGGGGGCTGCGGGGGCACGGCCACCCGACGTACACGAACATCCGGTACCCGTTCCCCCTCGACCCCCCGCACGTGCCCGATGCCAACCCCACCGGCGACCACCGGCGCGTGTTCGAGTGGCATCCGGATTTCTGCGCGGGCGGCCGCACGCTTCTGCGTTTCGAGGGCGTGGAGTCGCTCGCGACGGTCTGGCTGAACGGCACCGAGATCGGCTGGTTCACCGGCAGCCGCCTGATGACGGAATTCGACGTCACCGACCACCTGGTCGACGGCGAGAACGTGCTCGCCGTGCGCGTGCACCAGTGGTCGGCCGCGAGCTACCTGGAGGACCAGGACCAGTGGTGGCTTCCGGGCATCTTCCGCAGCGTCTCGCTGCAGGGCCGGCCCGCGAACGGCCTCGACGACGTGTTCGTGCGCGGCGACCGCGACCCCGCGACCGGCGCCGGCACCCTCGACGTGCGCCCCCGCGGTGGCTGGCCCGTGACCGTGCGGGTGCCCGAACTCGGCATCGACGAGACGTGGGCGGATGCCACCGAGGTGGCGATGCTCCCCCTCGACGCCGTCGACGCGTGGACGGCGGAGACACCCCGCCTGTACGACGTGGAGGTGTCGACGGAGGCCGAGACCGTGCGGCTGCGCGTGGGCTTCCGCCGGATCGAGATCATCGGCGACCGGTTGCTCGCCGACGGGCGACCGCTGATCTTCCGCGGCGTCAACCGCCACGAGACCGACCCCGACCGCGGCCGCGTGTTCGACGAGGACTACGTGCGCGGCGAGCTCGCCCTCATGCGCCGGCATAACATCACCGCCATCCGCACGGCCCACCAGCCCCCGCACCCGCGGATGCTGGAGCTCGCCGACGAGCTCGGGTTCTGGGTCGTGCTCGAGTGCGACCTCGAGACGCACGGGTTCTGGGACGTCGAGTGGACGGGCAACCCCGCCGACGACCCCGCCTGGCGCGACGCCTGCCTCGACCGCGTTCGCCGCACCGTCGAGCGAGACAAGAACCACGCGAGCGTGGTGATGTGGTCGCTCGGCAACGAGTCGGGGACCGGCCGCAACCTCGCCGAGATGGCCGGGTGGATCCGCGAGCGCGACGACTCCCGCCCGATCCACTACGAGGGCGACTACGGCGGGGCGTACACCGACGTGTACTCGCGCATGTACCCGACGATCGAGGAGGTCGCCTCGGTCTGCGGCGAGCAGACGATGCCCGTGCACGAGATCGGTCCCGCCGAGGGCGCACGTCAGCGCGCGAAGCCCTTCGTGCTGTGCGAGTTCGCGCACGCGATGGGCAACGGCCCCGGCTCGCTCGCCGACTACGAGGCGCTCGTGGAGCAGTACCCGCGCCTGCACGGCGGCTTCGTGTGGGAGTGGCGCGATCACGGCATCCGCACCCGCGCCGCCGACGGCACCGAGTTCTTCGCGTACGGGGGTGACTTCGGCGAGCCCGTGCACGACGGCGTCTACCTGATGGACGGTCTCGTGCTCTCCGACGGCACGCCCTCTCCCGGTCTCGGCGAACTGGCCGCGGTGTGGGCCCCCGTGACGCTGGAACACCTCGGCGAGCGCTCCTGGCGGGTGCGCAACCGGCAGCACACGCTCGGCACCGACCACCTCGAGCTGCACTGGCGCATCGAGGACGACGGCATCCGTCTGACCGACGGGATCGTCGCCCTGCCCGCGCTCGCCCCGGGCGAGGAGGGCACCGTCGAGGTCCCCCTCGACGGGCTGCCGGATGCCGCGACCGAGCGCTGGCTCACCCTCGAGGTGAGGTGGCGCGACGCCCCGCCGTGGGGCGACGCCGGGCACATCGTCTCGCGCGCACAGCGCCCGCTCCGGGCCGCTCCCCCCTGCCCGCCCCGCCGCGGCCGCGCCACATGGGACGGCGACGCCCTGGGTGAGGCGGTGTTCGACCGCCGCGGCGGCCTGCTGCGCTGGCGCGACCTCGACATCTCCGGACCGCTGCCCGAACTGTGGCGCGCGCCCACCGAGAACGACCAGCTCGACGGGCAGGGCTCGTACGAGACGGCCGACCCGGCCCTCACGCACGGCCGCGGCGACGAGAGCACGCCGGCGTCGTCGGTGCGGTGGCTCGAGCGCGGCCTCGACCGCCTGCAGCACCGGGTGCTGTCGGTCGAGCGCACCGACGACGGCCTGGTGCAGCGGGTGCGGTCGATGGCCGCGCACAGCGCGCAGGGCATCGAGACGACCTTCGCCTGGCGCCTCGACGGCGACGGCCTGCGACTGCACACCGACATCCGCCCGTTCGGCCCCTGGGACTGCACGTGGCCGCGGGTCGGCGCGCGCATCGGGTTGCCGGGCGCGCTGGCCGACGAGCGGGTGGAGTGGTTCGGCACGGGACCGGCGGAGTCGTACGCCGACAGCGGCGAGGCCGCGTACGTCGGACGCTTCGAGGCCGCCGTCGACGACCTCGGCGTCGCGTACGGCCGGCCGCAGGAGACCGGCCACCGCCCCGGCCTGCGCGCCCTCGACCTCGGCCCGCTGCACCTGCGCGCGATCGACGCGGGGGCGACGGGCTTGCCCGGGTTCCAGCTCGATCGTCACACCGCGCAGGAGCGCACCGGCGTCGGTCACGCGCACGAGCTGCCGCCGTCGCGCGGACTGTGGCTCTACCTCGACGCCGCGCAGCACGGGTTGGGGTCGCGCGCCTGCGGACCCGACGTGCTGCCGCGATACGCCCTCTGGCCGCGCGCGGTGTCGTGGACGGTGGTGTTCGGGTAG
- a CDS encoding Fic family protein translates to MPPTIASLNPSLVPEVAAEAEEAAAELARFDAELGSRVAGFAPVLLRSEAASSSQIENLTASARAIFSAELGAKGSRNAELIAANTRSLHAALDLAAQITPASIAAMHRVLMESQPRHAPGEYRTEQVWIGTRGDSPVRAEFVPPHHEHVASLVEDLAGFSTRWDVPSLVSVAIAHAQFETIHPYTDGNGRTGRALAQSMLRYRGVTRNVAIPVSAGLLADVDGYHAALTAYRDGDPNDIVRAFAAAAFRAVANSRELVSDIDDIRASWNDRLTARRDSNAWRLLDVFVSRPVLDSATAAEELGIAQPNAYPPLKALVDAGIVRSKAEHKLGPFWRSEEILHAIDAFAERAGRRQRG, encoded by the coding sequence GTGCCGCCGACAATCGCCTCCCTCAACCCCTCACTGGTCCCTGAGGTCGCTGCGGAGGCGGAGGAAGCGGCGGCCGAACTCGCACGCTTCGATGCCGAACTCGGCAGCCGGGTCGCGGGCTTCGCCCCGGTCCTCCTGCGCTCGGAGGCCGCTTCCTCGTCGCAGATCGAGAACCTCACCGCGTCGGCTCGTGCGATCTTCTCCGCGGAACTCGGCGCGAAGGGATCCCGCAACGCCGAACTGATCGCCGCGAACACCCGCTCGCTGCACGCAGCCCTCGATCTCGCGGCGCAGATCACGCCGGCCAGCATCGCTGCGATGCACCGCGTTTTGATGGAGTCGCAGCCGAGGCACGCCCCCGGTGAATACCGGACGGAACAGGTGTGGATCGGAACCCGAGGCGACTCACCCGTCCGTGCCGAGTTCGTCCCGCCGCACCACGAACACGTTGCGTCTCTCGTCGAAGACCTCGCTGGCTTCTCGACCCGCTGGGACGTGCCGTCTCTCGTCTCCGTCGCGATCGCCCACGCGCAGTTCGAGACGATCCACCCCTACACCGACGGCAACGGCCGAACGGGTCGAGCCCTGGCACAGTCGATGCTCCGCTACCGAGGTGTCACCAGGAACGTCGCCATCCCGGTTTCCGCCGGCCTCCTGGCCGACGTCGACGGCTACCACGCCGCGCTGACCGCCTATCGAGACGGAGACCCGAACGACATCGTTCGCGCCTTCGCAGCCGCAGCATTTCGCGCGGTCGCGAACAGTCGCGAGCTCGTTTCCGACATCGACGACATCCGCGCATCCTGGAACGATCGACTGACCGCCCGACGCGACTCCAACGCCTGGCGACTGCTCGACGTCTTCGTTTCCCGGCCCGTTCTCGACTCGGCGACCGCCGCCGAAGAGCTGGGGATCGCACAGCCCAACGCGTACCCGCCACTGAAGGCGCTCGTCGACGCCGGCATCGTGCGCTCGAAAGCGGAGCACAAGCTCGGCCCGTTCTGGCGTAGCGAAGAGATCCTGCACGCCATCGACGCGTTCGCCGAGAGGGCGGGACGCCGCCAACGCGGCTGA
- a CDS encoding citrate/2-methylcitrate synthase, producing the protein MSELIDVPRGLNGVVAAETTIGDVNGGAGYFHYRGHSAVELARERSFEEVWHLLVVGQLPDAGRRAAFAERIAAAQADPRMPELIAAVAMHTDQPLAALRAVWTLAASVRRSAALYDLDPDARLDEAIRFAAIAPLALAPQRGATGAGVVADYLERVTGATPDAAHVRALSAYLIAAMDHGFNASTFTARVIASTGADMASCLTGALGALSGPLHGGAPARALDSLDRAGDDPSAWIAGELAAGRRLMGFGHAVYRTADPRSELLRGVARDLGGPRVAQALAFQDEAERQLAARHPERPLHANVEFYAAVVMEQCGIARDMFTPTFALARTIGWTAHVLEQARDPKIIRPSARYVGPAFAG; encoded by the coding sequence ATGAGCGAGCTGATCGACGTGCCCCGCGGTCTGAACGGCGTCGTCGCCGCCGAGACCACCATCGGCGACGTGAACGGAGGGGCCGGGTATTTCCACTACCGAGGGCACTCCGCCGTCGAGCTGGCGCGCGAGCGCTCGTTCGAGGAGGTCTGGCATCTGCTCGTCGTCGGACAGCTTCCCGACGCCGGCCGCCGCGCCGCGTTCGCGGAACGCATCGCCGCGGCCCAGGCGGATCCCCGGATGCCGGAGCTGATCGCCGCCGTCGCGATGCACACCGACCAGCCGCTCGCGGCGCTGCGCGCGGTGTGGACGCTCGCGGCATCGGTCCGCCGATCCGCGGCGCTCTACGACCTCGACCCCGATGCGCGGCTCGACGAGGCGATCCGGTTCGCGGCGATCGCCCCGCTCGCCCTCGCGCCGCAACGCGGGGCAACGGGAGCCGGGGTGGTCGCCGACTACCTCGAGCGCGTCACGGGTGCGACGCCCGACGCGGCGCACGTGCGGGCGCTGTCGGCGTACCTGATCGCGGCGATGGACCACGGCTTCAACGCCTCGACGTTCACGGCCCGGGTCATCGCGTCGACGGGGGCAGACATGGCATCCTGTCTCACCGGCGCGCTCGGCGCGCTCTCGGGTCCGCTGCACGGGGGAGCCCCGGCGCGGGCGCTCGACAGCCTCGACCGCGCGGGCGACGATCCGTCGGCCTGGATCGCCGGGGAGCTCGCCGCGGGGCGCCGGCTCATGGGCTTCGGGCACGCGGTGTACCGCACGGCCGACCCGCGCTCGGAGCTGCTGCGTGGCGTCGCCCGCGACCTCGGCGGTCCGCGCGTGGCGCAGGCGCTGGCCTTCCAGGATGAGGCGGAGCGGCAGCTGGCGGCCCGGCACCCCGAACGCCCGCTGCACGCGAACGTCGAGTTCTACGCCGCGGTGGTGATGGAGCAGTGCGGCATCGCGCGCGACATGTTCACGCCCACCTTCGCTCTCGCGCGCACGATCGGCTGGACGGCCCACGTGCTCGAGCAGGCGCGCGACCCCAAGATCATCCGCCCGTCGGCGCGGTACGTCGGGCCGGCTTTCGCGGGGTGA
- a CDS encoding citrate synthase has product MTAPLPRLTAAQAAARLGVKPQTLYAYVSRGLVTRERDARGSTFDALELEAFAAGRRRTAGRTPTHPTTGMPLGIVQTDIADIEDGELLYRGRRARDLIDQPFAEVVAWLWGAERIDAPDTAIGSARAMVEALPPHAGAMDRLRAALTGFAADDPLRHDTAPTTLHRIGWTLLTGLPVALGGDAQLDVARSLAGAWDVSDGPTVRAINAALILLIDHDLAVSTFAARVAASARADGYAAVGAALGAADSPLHIAAATRTSRLLTQVRRGREPDRALADAVQDGNGIPGFGHPLYSGVDDRADALFPLLAQLPDGEGTMDAVTRLSDTVAARAHARPNVDLALAALASGARLPDDAASSIFVVGRLAGWIAHIAAEYAEAPMRLRPRGEYVGP; this is encoded by the coding sequence ATGACCGCCCCGCTCCCCCGCCTCACCGCCGCGCAGGCCGCCGCCCGTCTCGGGGTGAAACCGCAGACCCTCTACGCCTACGTCTCGCGCGGCCTCGTGACGCGCGAACGCGACGCGCGCGGCTCGACGTTCGACGCCCTCGAGCTCGAGGCCTTCGCGGCCGGGCGGCGACGCACGGCCGGGCGCACCCCGACCCACCCCACGACGGGGATGCCGCTGGGAATCGTGCAGACCGACATCGCCGACATCGAAGACGGCGAGCTGCTGTACCGGGGCCGGCGTGCTCGCGACCTCATCGACCAGCCGTTCGCCGAGGTCGTCGCGTGGCTGTGGGGCGCGGAGCGGATCGACGCCCCCGACACCGCGATCGGCAGCGCCCGCGCCATGGTCGAGGCCCTCCCCCCGCACGCGGGGGCCATGGATCGCCTGCGTGCCGCCCTCACCGGGTTCGCCGCCGACGACCCGCTCCGCCACGACACCGCCCCCACGACCCTTCACCGCATCGGCTGGACCCTGCTCACCGGGCTCCCCGTGGCTCTCGGCGGCGACGCGCAGCTCGACGTGGCGCGCTCCCTGGCCGGCGCCTGGGACGTGAGCGACGGCCCCACCGTCCGCGCGATCAACGCGGCGCTCATCCTGCTCATCGATCACGACCTGGCCGTGTCGACCTTCGCCGCGCGGGTGGCGGCCTCGGCCCGCGCCGACGGATACGCGGCGGTCGGCGCAGCTCTGGGAGCCGCCGACTCGCCCCTGCACATCGCCGCCGCCACCCGCACCTCCCGCCTGCTCACGCAGGTGCGCCGGGGCAGGGAGCCCGACCGCGCGCTGGCCGACGCGGTGCAGGACGGCAACGGCATCCCGGGCTTCGGTCATCCCCTGTACAGCGGTGTCGACGACCGCGCCGACGCGCTCTTCCCGCTGCTCGCGCAGCTCCCCGACGGAGAAGGAACGATGGATGCCGTGACCCGGCTCAGCGACACCGTCGCCGCCCGTGCGCACGCGCGGCCCAACGTGGATCTCGCGCTGGCCGCCCTGGCATCCGGAGCCCGTCTCCCGGACGACGCGGCGAGCTCGATCTTCGTCGTGGGCCGCCTGGCGGGGTGGATCGCGCACATCGCCGCGGAATACGCCGAAGCGCCGATGCGCCTGCGACCGCGTGGGGAGTATGTCGGGCCGTGA
- a CDS encoding helix-turn-helix transcriptional regulator, which translates to MDVPSLIELLGRTPTATARATGLSRMTVRRVRDGVSAPTIETLRELALAAGYDIDVQLVPVSDPAAAVAARVVADPAIPTREDLEGWGMTSPEEVQQIDEWMARLERHAGPDRNRLLELAGRYSAAQHRKGARFFAPKPGLTQQQTIEVANSALRPLSGALSGVAAARAYLGHAPDPGPVVVWSTDTDAVAERLSATMREVDEYQPAGVLVAPTMQAYLVDMMIPPDWEQQIVSPIQAAIDLYGLGYDQLADEITEGW; encoded by the coding sequence ATGGATGTTCCGTCTCTGATCGAGCTCCTCGGGCGCACGCCGACCGCAACGGCGCGCGCGACCGGGCTCTCTCGTATGACCGTGCGCCGGGTGCGCGATGGAGTGTCCGCGCCGACGATCGAGACGCTACGCGAGCTCGCGCTGGCGGCCGGGTACGACATCGACGTGCAGCTGGTGCCCGTGAGCGACCCGGCAGCCGCCGTGGCGGCGCGAGTAGTCGCCGACCCGGCCATCCCGACCCGGGAAGATCTTGAGGGCTGGGGGATGACGTCACCTGAGGAAGTCCAGCAGATCGACGAATGGATGGCTCGCCTCGAGCGTCACGCCGGCCCCGACCGGAATCGACTGCTCGAATTGGCGGGCCGGTACTCGGCCGCGCAGCACCGGAAGGGTGCCCGGTTCTTCGCCCCGAAGCCGGGGCTCACGCAGCAGCAGACGATCGAGGTGGCCAACAGTGCACTGCGTCCGCTGAGTGGGGCACTTTCGGGAGTTGCGGCTGCTCGCGCCTACCTCGGCCACGCCCCGGACCCCGGTCCCGTGGTGGTCTGGTCGACGGATACCGACGCGGTGGCCGAGCGGCTGTCGGCGACGATGCGCGAGGTCGACGAGTATCAGCCGGCCGGTGTTCTGGTCGCGCCTACGATGCAGGCTTACCTGGTCGACATGATGATCCCGCCGGACTGGGAGCAGCAGATCGTCTCGCCGATCCAGGCGGCGATCGACCTGTACGGACTGGGCTACGACCAGCTGGCCGACGAGATCACCGAAGGGTGGTGA
- a CDS encoding type II toxin-antitoxin system Phd/YefM family antitoxin — MMYNVLEARNNLSKLIADAESGIEVTIARRGVPVARIVSIEGAPSPTRNAFAEWLAAHPLSAERARPVDEIDAIVAENRAAGA, encoded by the coding sequence ATGATGTACAACGTCCTGGAAGCGCGGAACAACCTGTCGAAGTTGATCGCCGACGCCGAGTCGGGGATCGAGGTCACGATCGCGCGCCGCGGGGTGCCGGTGGCGCGGATCGTGTCCATCGAGGGCGCCCCGTCACCGACGCGCAACGCTTTCGCGGAGTGGTTGGCTGCACACCCTCTCTCTGCGGAGCGAGCGCGACCGGTCGACGAGATCGATGCGATCGTCGCCGAGAATCGGGCCGCCGGGGCGTGA
- a CDS encoding type II toxin-antitoxin system VapC family toxin produces the protein MIYVDSCLVIYAVERDDDIGERTRAALAAADEPLATSPLVMLEALVKPMRDADAQAQSTMWSAFDALELLPVDPDAFLDAALLRARHRGLQTADALHLAVARRAGCRALWTNDSRLETASGGFAVDVIGSAR, from the coding sequence GTGATCTACGTCGACAGCTGCCTGGTCATCTACGCGGTCGAGCGCGACGACGACATCGGCGAGCGCACGCGCGCCGCACTCGCGGCCGCCGACGAGCCGCTCGCGACGAGCCCCCTGGTCATGCTCGAGGCGCTCGTGAAACCGATGCGGGATGCCGACGCCCAGGCGCAGTCGACCATGTGGAGCGCCTTCGATGCTCTCGAACTGCTGCCGGTGGACCCCGACGCCTTTCTCGACGCGGCGTTGCTGCGTGCCCGCCATCGAGGCCTGCAGACGGCGGATGCCCTGCATCTCGCCGTCGCCCGACGGGCGGGGTGCCGCGCTCTCTGGACGAACGACTCACGTCTCGAGACGGCGTCGGGGGGCTTCGCGGTCGACGTCATCGGCAGCGCTCGCTAG
- a CDS encoding DUF6457 domain-containing protein: MTESRTLPPEALNDWSAALAERFDLGEGDIPISLILDLARDVANGVARPAAPLSAFVAGLVAGRAGGSPADTEAAVVAVVELARGWENH; this comes from the coding sequence ATGACCGAATCCCGCACCCTGCCGCCCGAGGCGCTCAACGACTGGAGCGCGGCGCTCGCCGAACGTTTCGATCTGGGCGAGGGCGACATCCCCATCTCGCTGATCCTCGACCTCGCGCGCGACGTCGCGAACGGTGTGGCCCGGCCCGCGGCGCCGTTGAGCGCCTTCGTCGCGGGGCTCGTCGCCGGCCGCGCGGGCGGCTCGCCCGCCGACACCGAGGCCGCGGTGGTGGCGGTGGTGGAACTCGCGCGCGGGTGGGAGAACCACTGA
- a CDS encoding molybdenum cofactor guanylyltransferase, with protein MVRADAILLAGGRGSRVGGAVKPLFEVNGATLLAAAITAVRAAGVERIVVAAPELAPGLDVEWVREEPPFGGPVAGIIAALSSVDADEVYVVACDLPTVGQAVALLPDALPSGVDGVCLDDGRRQWLIGRYRTAALRAAASPLPDRGRDASMRALLGGMTVTPVSVDPALTRDVDTWDDLRAARAR; from the coding sequence GTGGTGAGGGCCGACGCCATCCTGCTGGCCGGGGGGCGCGGATCGCGGGTCGGCGGCGCGGTGAAGCCCCTGTTCGAGGTGAACGGCGCAACGCTCCTCGCCGCGGCGATCACCGCCGTCCGTGCGGCGGGCGTGGAGCGCATCGTGGTCGCCGCGCCCGAGCTCGCCCCCGGCCTCGACGTCGAGTGGGTGCGCGAGGAGCCCCCGTTCGGCGGCCCGGTGGCGGGGATTATCGCTGCCCTGTCGTCGGTGGATGCCGATGAGGTCTACGTCGTCGCCTGCGACCTGCCGACCGTGGGGCAGGCGGTGGCGCTGCTGCCCGATGCGCTCCCGTCGGGCGTCGACGGCGTCTGCCTCGACGACGGCCGACGCCAGTGGCTGATCGGCCGGTACCGGACGGCGGCGCTGCGCGCAGCGGCATCCCCCCTTCCCGACCGCGGACGCGATGCGTCGATGCGTGCCCTGCTCGGGGGGATGACGGTGACCCCGGTGTCGGTCGACCCGGCCCTGACGCGCGACGTCGACACGTGGGACGATCTGCGGGCTGCCCGAGCCCGGTGA
- the glp gene encoding gephyrin-like molybdotransferase Glp translates to MIDVADHLAAVLDAVEPLDPESRDVAAARGRVLRHPARAAVDVPAFDCSAMDGFAVRDLAPATLRVVADLPAGTDLDPRMDAGDAARIMTGAPVPTDALAVVPFEDTAHGLAGGVESVTIVVPPRGPGAHVRRRGSDVRAGDLVVADGLRVTAARAGAIAASGVGTVTVSRAARVAVVSTGSELVAPGAPLARGRIPESNSVLLAGLAEEAGAEVVLRTSVGDEGDGPRRAIAAAEAAGADVVVFSGGVSAGAYEVVKNTLGDLMRFDRVRMQPGKPQGFGRTPAGTLLFGLPGNPVSAAVSFELFVRPALRALEGDVDLGRAAVRVALAAGWRARPERVQYVPVALDRRDPSRWLARPVERGTRGLGDADGLAVVPPGETDLVAGDLVSVMLW, encoded by the coding sequence GTGATCGACGTCGCCGACCACCTCGCCGCCGTCCTCGACGCGGTCGAGCCCCTCGACCCCGAGTCCCGCGACGTGGCGGCGGCCCGTGGCCGGGTGCTGCGGCATCCGGCGCGGGCAGCCGTCGACGTGCCGGCCTTCGACTGCTCGGCGATGGACGGCTTCGCCGTGCGCGATCTCGCGCCCGCGACCCTGCGCGTGGTCGCCGATCTTCCCGCGGGGACCGACCTCGACCCGCGGATGGATGCCGGCGACGCGGCCCGCATCATGACGGGGGCGCCCGTGCCCACCGATGCCCTCGCCGTCGTTCCGTTCGAGGACACCGCGCACGGACTCGCCGGCGGCGTCGAGTCGGTCACGATCGTCGTGCCGCCGCGAGGACCCGGTGCCCACGTCCGCCGCCGCGGCTCGGACGTGCGCGCGGGCGACCTCGTCGTCGCCGACGGGCTGCGGGTCACCGCGGCGCGGGCGGGTGCCATCGCGGCATCCGGAGTCGGCACGGTCACCGTGTCGCGCGCCGCTCGCGTCGCGGTCGTGTCGACCGGCTCGGAGCTCGTCGCCCCGGGCGCGCCGCTGGCGCGCGGTCGGATCCCCGAGTCGAACAGCGTGCTGCTCGCCGGGCTCGCTGAGGAGGCGGGTGCCGAGGTCGTGCTGCGCACGAGCGTGGGCGACGAGGGCGACGGACCCCGCCGCGCGATCGCCGCGGCGGAGGCGGCCGGGGCCGACGTCGTCGTGTTCTCGGGCGGGGTGAGCGCCGGGGCGTACGAGGTCGTGAAGAACACCCTCGGCGACCTCATGCGCTTCGATCGCGTGCGCATGCAGCCCGGCAAGCCACAGGGCTTCGGGCGCACGCCCGCGGGAACCCTGCTGTTCGGCCTGCCCGGCAACCCGGTCAGCGCGGCGGTGTCGTTCGAGCTGTTCGTGCGGCCCGCGCTGCGTGCACTCGAGGGCGATGTCGACCTCGGCCGCGCCGCCGTGCGCGTGGCGCTCGCCGCGGGGTGGCGTGCGCGTCCCGAGCGGGTGCAGTACGTGCCGGTCGCCCTCGACCGCCGTGACCCGTCGCGCTGGCTCGCCCGCCCGGTCGAGCGCGGCACCCGCGGCCTCGGCGATGCCGACGGCCTGGCGGTCGTCCCCCCGGGCGAGACCGATCTCGTCGCGGGCGATCTCGTGAGCGTGATGCTGTGGTGA